Within Acidimicrobiales bacterium, the genomic segment GCGAAGGGGATGCCGCCCCCAAACGCCCACGACGACACCAGCTTCCCCCGCTCACTCCCAACCTTTTCATGGCGGCAGCCCCTCCGCCGTTCACGCTGGCCTGTGCCCGACAAACGCCAGAGCCTCACACATGGATTGTTAGGGCGCTTAGCCGGGCCGACGCCTGATCCTCGTGACGAGGATGTTCGCGAGCACGGAATCGACCCGCAATACGACGATCAGGCCGTCCTGCATGGTGATCTGAACGTCCTTCCTGGGTCCCAGGGGCAGGTCCTCCGTTGTGATGGAGTGGATTTGCCAGAGAGGCACGTCGGCCAAAACGGTGTTCGGGTCTCCGGGGTGGCAATGCGTACTCCAGGTGAGTATTCGTTCGGACGTGAGGACCAGCACCATGTAGCGGTCGAGCGGGAAGGAGGTGAGAGCTGTTTCGTCCGCCACGCGTTCGGCTTCGACCGCAGCGTCGAGTCGGTCGTTCAGCCACCCGCCGATCAGGAATCCCGGTGAGAATCGTGGCGCGCGACGTGGGGGCGGCGGGGGCGGCGGTATCGAAACGTGACCCTGCGCAACGATGGTTTCGCCATCGTGAAGGATGGCTCTTAGATCCTCGTCGGACAGCGACCCCGCTCGTTCATTCGCCATAGCGCAGATCGTTCTATCTTGCCCTGAGTCGGACGCTGGCGCCACGACCATCGGACCGCCCTGGAGTCGGCGCTCGGAGCGGCGGTGGTCCGATCACCGGCTGACCAAGACCGCCGCCAGAACATCGGACAAGACCCGTTGGTGTTGTAGAAGACTGTGGACGTGGAGGTGGTACCCGATCTGAGGGATTTGCAGTTGGACGTGTACGACTCGCGCGAAGACGGCGTCTGGCATCCCGAGCATGGTCAGCTACAAGAGCCGGAGGGCTGGGAGTTCCTCCCCAGTGGAGACCCCTTCGTGACCCGGCGGGTCAAGGCCGCCGGCGTGTACTGGTCGCTGTGGAGGCCTCGAGATCGCGGCCTCCGCCATAGGCGTCTGCTCGGCCTGTTGGCACCGACCGACATCATCGCTCAGACCCTGGCGAAGGCTACAGAAACAGCCGACGGGCGGTCATCTCGTCGGGCCCAAGGAGCGGTTTACCGAGCTCGCAAGGAAGATCTCTATCGCCTGGAACTGGCCGAGGCGATCGTGGAGTT encodes:
- a CDS encoding DUF2293 domain-containing protein — protein: MEVVPDLRDLQLDVYDSREDGVWHPEHGQLQEPEGWEFLPSGDPFVTRRVKAAGVYWSLWRPRDRGLRHRRLLGLLAPTDIIAQTLAKATETADGRSSRRAQGAVYRARKEDLYRLELAEAIVEFLDFAPEYADLAHSIATEAAGRSGEVGSGRVGRTRKLTLDERASLAARALIRHKYTDYEERLDAEVWDDDFLYRAVRADAHRDVDTYLEEHRRTA